AGGTCACAGTGGAAAGACGACGAGCAGTGTTTTGCGGCAGGCTTTATAGAAGTGATGACGTCATAGCTGTACGCCAGGATTCCCTACGCTGTGGCTAGTGTCTTGTCCAATAggaatccagtgtttggattcaagctCAAATTATCACATCTGAATGTGAATTAACAGCGCTGTTTTTTTGTCTGGTCTTAGCCTAGCCTTAATTTTTTCCAACTTGGCTGCTGTCTTTGTCTCCCCACACATGGTGAGGCCCAACACAGATACAAAGATACAAAGATATggcaaaaaagacatttaatgcAGCTGAGGCATTGGAGCGTATTTTTCAAGGTGTGCATTTTAAACAAGGCTTTGAGTAATTATTACTGATTATTACAGTACAATagtagttttatttgtttactttcatATGTTATAGTGTGTATACTGATGAGGTGGGCCACTAACAGAGTGGAAGGAAAAGAATAGGAAAGGCTGTCACCACCTGACCAACCACAAATATCCCCGCCGCGACCAGGAAGAATACCCCATTCTGTTGCAAGGTATGCCAGATGCCCTCTGTGTGCAATTGTGGACAGGAACTACAATGATGCCTATCATATTTAGGGATATGCATTGGCAGGGAAAACAATGACAATTCCTGGCCAAAAACATGACTCATAAACACATGAAGCTAGAATCTTCAAACCACTTCTAGCACAATCCAAACAAATGTGTGCAACTTTCTATGTTGAATATATAATTCGCTATTATGGTTTGAAGTgctgttttcaataaaataaataaaaactcaagTTCTAGTTTTTTGTATAGAAGTCTTTATTGAGTGACATATATCATTGTCTGAAGTTGTGCTGATTCTGGGAATGATGAAATTTAATGATACTGTAAtgatactgtaaaaataatatatataatttaaaaggcaaaacacaaagatatgcAAAAACGGAAAGGTCTTAATGTGGCACAACACTGCTACTAACTAGCAGCAGGGTAAGAATACGCAAAATTCGACCAAACTGCTGAAAGTCtgaacttttactctcctgttttttttctttttatgggAGCAGTACTCTTGTACTCTGAGAATAGCAATGCCTTTGATGTTTGTGCTCATGGCTGACGTCTTCCTGTGGACTTTATTTTTGACTCATACAGACAATGTCTGTCACCACAGGGGGTTGGTTCTAAATACAGCAGCTACTTACGCCGTGTATGCTGACTGATAGACAATGTTtagttagctagcgttagctgtaACATTATTCTCTGTAACATCGCTGATGCCATGTCATCTATGTTTTGTTGTTCACATCCCAAAGTTAATCCAGCCAgcggtgggaaaaaaaaaaaaaactcgaAAGGCATCATGTATCAAGTTATCCCACAACAATCAAGCAGCCATGACAGTGATCTCTCTCTACGACTAATAACATGATCAACATCTTCTTCATAATCATTCAAGGCGTTGTCTGTCAGGAAGATCGTCCATGAGTGTAACAGTGGGTTAGAATAACTTGTGAAGCCTGGCTGTATGTGTGCGGTTTGTGTGTTAACAGAGTCTCTAAACACCATGTAGTGGTCAGAAAttggaatcagaatcagaaataaatgtaaaaaatggttttggtcactgaaaaaacaatatataaaagctgaaagaaaacaacaacactgtggTTAGTGCACTTTGGTTTTGCATTGCTGCTAGAACCATTTAAGGCAATGCAAAGGCAGAGTGCAGTTAACTACATGTTTGGAGTCAAAGGTCAAATCAGCCGTCATGGTTTTTGGGCATAAAAATTACCTCATGAATACATGTACAATTAGTGCAATATCACGTATATACCTATAACCCATTTGGCTGGccagttaaatattttaaagcaatttttctcagttttaccCTTTGCGTAGTTACTGCAGTTAGGCTTTGTAGGTACCTCACTTGCTGCTCCCTCCACAGACACGTTGAGAGAAACATGAGTGAAAAAATATATGAACattattgaaaatgtattttttgccaGTGAGTCCTTCCACCCgacccacacacaaaaacaaaacagtagatTAATATGATAAATCATCAGCTTCCACTCTGAGCTGCAGTTCCAGTTGTTTCCTGAATCTATCTGGTGGCAGCATACACAACATTtggctccagctctctctccgGTGCAGGCCTGCGGTGTCTTTTTGCTTTTGCCTGGAAACTTAGAGCTGCATAGTTCAGGTCATCTGAGCCCAGATTCTGTAAATcagtcattttattattcaaaatgTTTGCACTTTAAATTCAAACCAagaaaaactgatgttttaaatTGACGTTGTTCAAATGACAATAGTATATGGGCCAGATTGGCTCGCATTCGCTCACATTCTGAGTAAGCCAGATACTagcaaaatcacaaatttagCTAGAAAATGCTGTTATTTTTCAAGTTAATGACCTCAACTGTTTGAAGATGTTAGCTGAAATTACAGTTTAAAAGTATGAATTAATGGGgatatttttgttaaagaggACTATAATGACTGCCTTTCTGAATTTGCTGTTTGATGCcacctgcagcagctcaggaCAAAGATCATTAACAGACTGTGTTTAAATGCAACTTTAAAACCAcaatatacagtttatataaataaattgtgggTTCACCTTGTTTCTTTCTGGCTGTGGTTCTTCATTCACAGCTAAATGGCAAAAGACAAACGTCTGATTAGTTATTTATTACTGACCATATACTTTGCTTTAGATTTGTACATCATGTTGGTACAATTTACAAGAGGCTGggtaaaaaatctaaatctactATACCTGTCTGAAGTTTCCTGATTTTAACAGCCAGAACAATGACGATTATAGTGAGGAAAACAGCCAGACCACCCAGGATCACGCTCAGTAGGTTTTTCATTCCATCAGGCTCCTCTACAAGAAATATTATAGAATTACACTCAGTTTTTTAATCTGGTGGCTTTAGACATGGTTAAGATTGAAATGACTGACTCTATGGTAACTTGCACAATGTAACAAATCttaagagaggaaaggagaaccTTACTTTCAGCCTTAAAATCCACTTCATCAGATTCACCATTACCTTTAAACAAAGATGGAGGTTAAATCATTTGACACATATTGGTTTCTTGTTTGTCTTTATGCTGTTTTCATACTACTGTGACAATACATTAGAGATATACCGTAAATATGATGAGAAAAAGAGATCTTTAAAAGAGGTAAGGCTTAACAACAATCTTACCttgaacatttaaatatgttgcACTGGCAatgactgtatgtttgtttatgtaaaatccACAGAAATACAGTCCAGAGTCAGATAAATCCACTCGCTTGATTTTAAGAAAAACTGTGGAGACGTTGGCGCTCATTGCaaattttccattttgaaaTCCATCACAGAATGAAGCTTCGCTACCAGACTCGTACATAGAGGAGATACAGCTGGGCTTGGTTCTGTTGATCAGTCTGAACCAGTCTGTCTGAGTTGGATGTTTGGAAATGTTGGAGCACAGCAGTGTGACATCTTCACCTGGCTGGACCTCTACAGTCTGAGACTCAGAAACTGAGACAGAGATCCAGCCTGTAACAAACAGCAGACCACAAGAGATTTACTCCTCAGCTGATAAAGCAACAACAATACCTCTAAATGAGTTCAATACTAACTCATTtgcaagttttaaaaaagtttataaataaaggttattcTCTTTGTTATCCAGTAACCCGGATAACAAAAAGAATAGAATTGTATTTTCTGCTCAGAATAATTCAGTGCCTGTACTTACTGAGGCTGCAGAGAAGAAAAGCTGTTATTAAGGTGAAGCTCCTCATTGTGCGTAAACCGTGTCATGGCAAGTGCACTTATATCAGGCTTTCATTGGAAAGGGGCGGGTATTGAATAGTTCAAGCAAAGAAGCTCAAACCTTTCACCACCAAATATCTGTACCTGATGCCATTTGAGACAAAACATGCCTCAAAGAATTTCAGATAAGTAATaattcctctgtctctcttacaGTTTTATACAGCCACCATGGAAGGTGTCCTCAACCTTATCTGTAACAGTCTGATACAACAGATCAGATATTCAGACATTCATAAATCACATGCAAGTTTGTTGTTATTCAGCTATATTCAAGTATGCAGTTGAACAAAATGTTGTTCCTCTCCGTGGACAAGGTGCACAGAAAAGCAACACAATAATACAGACAAAACAGTTACCAAATAAGCAAGTCCctgtgtaatgtaaaaacaaaaacaaatgtacaacTGCACATCATAAATGCATCattagataataaaataaaaaaaacgtaTGTATTAGCTTAAGACTAACAGGAGCGTGattacaaacagcagcagcagtgacattTCAGTTTCCATACGAAGTGAAGCTGCTACGGTGCTTTCTTGGCATAGCTAATCGGCAGAATAGGTCATTTGCCACTGactcccaaaatgacatatatgaccgttggagAGTACCAGCGACAGGCGTACCGGACCTTCGTCGTTATGATTACGTAAATTAAGTTGTGTCACatgacttggttaggtttagaaaaagatcatggtttgggttaaaataagtgcGTTACATACATAAGTAAAGTTACATAAGTAACGTaagtaagtcacgtgacataATGTAAGTCACGAGACGTTACGTAAGTCACGTAAGTCATTAAAATAAGTCAGCGTTGACTTTTGGtctcacacaggacacaaactgCGGTCTCACAGGTGAAAGttctgtgtttgacccatccaaccaCCCTGGCCTCctccctacatggactttgCCGCTTTTTGtactacctcacctgacttcctcctttgctcctctCATAATTACTCTgtgccactagaggtcgccgcctaacaaaaaacataaatataggtCGttataagctgcttgcacagacgatCTATACGGCAGTATTTTTTGGGAGGACGGTCTGGTTCAGAACccagagagggggggggggggaggtgTTGACCACATGGATAGAACAAACGCTGTCACTGACAGCACTTAAAGTACCCACAGCTTCTTTTATCAGACCCAGAGGTGTCattgtgcatgtacacacattcTGTATGTGCAATCAGGTTATCCTCCAAGATCATTATCTCCTTCTCTAATCAACTGAATGACTGTACTATAAAGGTATTGCATAACCAAAAGTGCAGGGAAAATCACATCTGACTCCTGCGCACCACATATTTCAAGTTGTCGCCTCTAGGAGGCACTACAGATCTCTGTCTACCAAAACATTCTGCTctaaaaacagtttatttccCACTGCAATAAGTACTTTGAGCTCCACTTCTTAAATCCATTAATACCTCTGCATTATGCAGTGTGTTACATGGATATGCGAAATGTCTTCCTGCTTGTTAAAACTGTAGTTTGAGTATGTGTTATACACTTTGTATGTTATTACTGAAGTTGTGAACTTAGTTTTCCTAACATGCTGCACCAAAAACTAATTTCGTTAACCTTGGCCTTGTAGTCATTCAATGACCCCtcactcaaaaatgtattttgcttattgttacctCAGTTAGATGTTTGAGCTTCGCTGTGCAGAATGAAGGCTGTGTCAAACTCTGCTGAAGGGGGacagtttctctgtgctcaccttaaatgtCAGTTAAGACGTGTAAAGTGCGAGCATggttttgtgacatcacagctAGTTTGaaagccaatcatggtccaatATGTAACTTACACAAGTGTTCAGGCACCCAGTGCAAACACtgaaaattaacttttttagtGAAGTAGGcaacatcttgtgtccagcagttaaacttttgaaatgtaaaatatctgcATATTCatagtttttttagttttgtttcacttttagCAAAAATTTAACTATAGGCAATCTTTAAGTTAAGTaataaaaatatctgttttatgtcacaaaatattcataagaaataaataataaacaagtataataattgtaatagaagcaaattgaatattttatgaAGCCTCATAGCCACTCTATAAAGCCTTCTTACTGTAAAAAACCAACCAAAACATTTAATGGTATTATGGTATTACTGAATTACTAAAGAACGTAAACAATTTCATAATGGAGCTTTTTGATACcacatgacagaaaataaagttgCATAGCTTTgctgctacatttttgttacaGAGTAAATGTCTGCCCTGACAGTGTGGCAAAGTAGAATAACCTGGATTTTACGTGTTCTGTCATTTTCTACTGAGGCCAAGACGGATGTTAAAGTGTCACACAGTTTGACCCTCTTAGCAACCAATCAAATGTAACCACATTTTTAAGCTGAGGTCTGCTCTTTCTCATCGCTCAGTTCTTGAGACCTCTGAGATGATGCACCTGTATATGATCCTCTGTGGAGTATGTAAGTGCCTTACTATTAGATATATTCAGTGTATGATTTTAATTAATGCTTAAAATTGAATGTCAGCTTATGTTTCTATAATATCATGTCTTTTTGATATCTACAGTAGTTCGTCTGTC
This sequence is a window from Siniperca chuatsi isolate FFG_IHB_CAS linkage group LG22, ASM2008510v1, whole genome shotgun sequence. Protein-coding genes within it:
- the LOC122869820 gene encoding uncharacterized protein LOC122869820, whose amino-acid sequence is MRSFTLITAFLLCSLSWISVSVSESQTVEVQPGEDVTLLCSNISKHPTQTDWFRLINRTKPSCISSMYESGSEASFCDGFQNGKFAMSANVSTVFLKIKRVDLSDSGLYFCGFYINKHTVIASATYLNVQGNGESDEVDFKAEKEPDGMKNLLSVILGGLAVFLTIIVIVLAVKIRKLQTAVNEEPQPERNKNLGSDDLNYAALSFQAKAKRHRRPAPERELEPNVVYAATR